In Candidatus Limnocylindria bacterium, the following proteins share a genomic window:
- a CDS encoding 4Fe-4S dicluster-binding protein: MAEERSVSIEVVYRGIFQKTLAQRICRSVVLAARKRGHTGTAFARYGDSPERNGVPAKQFAVVAADELELEASMAKYEPSVVDVSIAVDDTLVKGVESWAWYGRQPIWKPVRANGWLLVTSDKKPDEVLAQTDKAERPYTLGIVPGGASFAGLWVYKDDHTDFRVLGALAKILPQWIALDDAKAASLELAKGDQSAVASVQYGYDATTMRRVKDGEGTSGHEVLQFKKPGWTKMRPGVIVEARKPGERNPYYKKYGARTMRPVVNFDTCIKCTMCWLDCPDECFEVTPEGHYEVVYEACIGCGICAQVCPVKDCIVMVDELKFTDNKDKWQLWKTDHSKYNSWFEDMSGVSADPKKGASGSVPPNANPAANAATNPGADPAANPTTSAGGDE, encoded by the coding sequence ATGGCTGAGGAACGCAGCGTTTCCATCGAGGTCGTGTACCGGGGCATCTTCCAGAAGACGCTGGCGCAGCGCATCTGCCGTTCGGTCGTGCTCGCCGCACGCAAGCGAGGACACACCGGCACGGCATTCGCGCGCTACGGGGACTCGCCGGAACGCAACGGGGTGCCGGCGAAGCAGTTCGCTGTCGTTGCCGCCGACGAGCTCGAGCTCGAGGCCTCGATGGCGAAGTACGAGCCGAGCGTCGTGGACGTGAGCATCGCCGTCGATGACACGCTCGTGAAAGGCGTTGAGTCGTGGGCCTGGTACGGGCGCCAGCCGATCTGGAAGCCCGTACGCGCGAACGGCTGGCTCCTAGTCACGAGCGACAAGAAACCCGACGAAGTGCTGGCGCAGACCGACAAGGCGGAGCGACCGTACACGCTTGGGATCGTCCCGGGGGGCGCATCGTTCGCCGGACTCTGGGTCTACAAGGACGACCACACCGACTTCCGCGTGCTCGGAGCGCTCGCCAAGATCCTCCCGCAGTGGATCGCCCTCGACGACGCGAAGGCCGCCTCTCTCGAGCTCGCGAAAGGTGACCAGTCCGCCGTCGCATCGGTCCAATACGGCTACGACGCGACGACGATGCGCCGGGTCAAGGACGGCGAGGGAACGAGCGGCCACGAGGTACTGCAGTTCAAGAAGCCCGGCTGGACCAAGATGCGACCGGGGGTCATCGTCGAGGCCCGCAAGCCCGGCGAACGCAACCCGTATTACAAGAAGTACGGGGCCCGCACGATGCGGCCGGTCGTGAACTTCGACACGTGCATCAAGTGCACGATGTGCTGGCTCGACTGCCCGGACGAATGCTTCGAGGTCACGCCCGAGGGCCATTACGAGGTCGTGTACGAGGCTTGCATCGGCTGCGGCATCTGCGCGCAGGTCTGCCCGGTGAAGGACTGCATCGTCATGGTCGACGAGCTCAAATTCACTGACAACAAGGACAAGTGGCAGCTCTGGAAGACGGATCACTCCAAATACAACTCGTGGTTCGAGGACATGAGCGGCGTGTCGGCCGACCCGAAGAAGGGCGCGTCCGGCAGCGTCCCACCGAACGCGAACCCCGCCGCCAACGCGGCGACGAATCCAGGTGCGGACCCTGCGGCGAATCCCACGACTTCGGCGGGAGGTGACGAGTAA